TTGGGCAATAATAGTATAAGAAGTCAATTTagatggacatttttcacaatattCTGGCATTTTATGGACTAAATCAATAACAGATTAATTTGGGGGCGTGGGGTTAACAGTAGTTAGTGTATATATATGAGGATTTTTTTCAGACTAAGTCTGTCCAAATCAGACGTACCTCTATCTTCTGAGCATCCAGCTCGGCGCTGATGTCTGACAGATAATCTGGGATGATGTCGAGCAGACATGCCGCCAGGAAAACACCACCAGCGAAACAGCTGATTAGACTCAGAACCGTGCGGTGGGTTTCTGCAAATGGAAAGATAAAACATGAAGTTACACAATGCTAAAATTACTACAGACATAATACCATGAACTGCAGAGGAAGTTAAGCACATTAGGTCATGTAGAAAGAGCTAATTAAATCCCTGCCATTGCTTTGAAACTTTCTGAAGGATCATGTGACACATCATGCATATGAAAGCACAGAAACTGACATGACTCAGCAGGTCACAGCACATTGATGTAatataaagaaatgaaactttCACTTCCATTTTTTCACCATCCCCAACAGCCTCAGTTTGATAGCCAGACATGAAATAACATGTGACCATGTGCTTCATCCCTGTCAGCTGACTCCAGCCCAGGCAGAGAGGAGTTTATTAAATGGTAATAATAAACTTACACATTACAGATAAAGGGTGACAAAAAGGACATTATCAGATCAGCACAATCTTCATGGTAATatcttagaaaaacaaaacatttccgTAAGCATCATTCGTTTTGCTGATAACAGTGGCTGATGAGTGACTGAAATCACGGAAACGCATCCTGTTGTTAATCACCGCTCACAGCATCACTTCGTTAATGCTCTGTAAGTGTCGCTTGATAGAATCAACAGTAGCTAATTACTTTCAAAACACTGTCTACAgccaaaagacaaaacatgtgaTTTGGTTAGATAGACGTGTgacggtgtttcggtttaacgagtgaccgtgttaactggcgacCGTAGTTACGGCAGCCGTTGAAAACGGGGAGATACGTAGCTACGCTATAAGTCTctatgatttatttcattttattaaagttacaatgtaaaatataaaaacactactTGATCCGTCTTTGGTGTCTCCTTTGACTTTTTTAGTGTTTCAACGGCTGTCGTAACCACAGCAACCAAATTCGGCTAGCTGGTCACTAGTTAACACGGccactcgttaaaccgaaacaccgcaACGATCCCACACACAATCTGAGACAACCAAACTCCATTTAAACGTACAGCAATTCAAGCTTTGTTTAGCTATTTCTACATCATAAAACAGCgtagattaaaaataaaaacagcaggttAGTCTGTGAATTCCCCCTTTTAAATCGGCGTTGGAGtaatacaacaacaaatgatgtatttaaagtaaaatGCTTAAATTTGATGAGATTTTAAGGCAGCCCTGTCATCGAAACAGACTATAATAAACACTAACGCTAAGTTAAcagctgtatatatatatatatatatatagatatatatatatatatatatatatataatgttatattaagGTGTACCGACCTGTCCCATTGGTGTGTCTGAACCATTTGACTCGAGCGGGGATGAATCCGAAAAGAAGTGTTAACAGTAACAAACCGATCAGAGCTCCTATCTTCACCTGGAGGAGATACTCCATGTTCGTAAGCGTAGAAACTGTCAGTTTAAAGTTGAGTTTCAGTGACCTAACTGTACAATCATTGGAGTAGCTATGAGGCAAGCCGCAGCTTGATAAGAGTTTCACtgagtccagcagcagcagcctaaTGTTGTTATTTGGAAAGTGGCGACGGTGGCCGAGACGGTCGAAAGTAGTATGTCGAAGATAAAGGGGGGCGCCACAGCTCTTTGCAGCATACTCataataacaaaacatgttGTAGAAAGAGTACTGTTCTTAAACTAAATTCTTTTataacttcaactttatttatgtatatagcACTTTTTTATACAGAAATGTAGCccaagagtaaaaacagaagttgtcaaaaaaaaactgttttgttttatgtgtatcTGCTTGAATTGCAACTGGGTTCACACATGAGTGATGAGTTTAGTTTTTCAAAAGGACACCGGTGTTACAGTTAGCCATCTTGCAATGTTAACAAAAGTAAAAGGTAATTTGTGTATTTTCGCCTTGTGTTTTTGCAGTCCTGCAATCTAACATAATATGATATTAGTGTCACACCATTAGTGCcaagaaaacatgaatgaaagcGATGCTTCAATTGTCAGGCGTGAGAATCGAGAACTTGTTCCAGCTCAGAACTGGTTCCAAGTTAGACAGTTTACAATCAGTTAAACAACCCCTGAAAGTTAAGTTGAGTTGCAACtcaactttatatatttatatagcacctttcatacagaattgtagccaaaagtgcttcacagagcagagtaaaaacagaaattgtcaaaaactaacagttcttaaggtaagaGAGCAGTTGCATGGAAAACTAGTGATtagaacaaaaagtaaaaaacgtAAAACtgcaacaatgaaacaaatgaaaagtcaaATTAAGACCCTTAGGGTAAAAcgcataatttaagaacagttgcagacctgtacagggagtgatcaggaccttaaaactcagcagtgaatggtcAGACACtttaggtaaaagccaggctaaaaaggtatgtcttaagttgttCTTTAgaaatgtctacagaggtgcagtccctcagatccttAGACAGGCTGTTCCAGAGATCGGGgcaagatgattttcagaaatcaaattaaatttttaaatgtttacaaaTAGCATATTTTAGCCATAATtgtaacaaaaaacattttaacatttaaaacacatttcaaataaaagccttttgattttctttacCCCTTCTGACCCCTGAGGTGATTACGACTGATTAACAAcattagcagcaacaacaacactagCTAAAATTTTGTAAACCCTTGGTCTAGTGGAGCCATGGTAGTCCATTGGTTTCAGACCCCTTCAAAGGGTCAGGGTTGTGGCATTTCAGGAAATCAACTTtgacacagaggaaggagacaaaAATCTGTTACAATATCTTTAATGCTCAAAACATGATACATGATAGGGgctaatcagatgatcaatGGTTCGgtccattggtgtgtgaatgtgtatcaATGGTTAGCTCCCTAAAACTGATGgcacttggcaccttgcatctgtatggcagccagtgccatcagtgtatgaatgtgtgaagtgtaaaagcaccttgagtggtcagaccagaaaggcactatataagtacacTTCCTGTAATGTCAAACCACAAACAGACCTCCTATAGTCGACATTCTAACTAGCTCTTACAGCTACTGTAGCTactgttaaagcaacattgtgtaatttTCAGTTTATAGCCGgactgcctggactgtgagctcagagcaccggggaagttagtgtttgtaccaaagGCATTTTAGGCCAttgtgaagaagaggaggttttcaggcctgggggtGCAGGGGAGCAGAGTCGGTGTCATGCTAGAACTGGAGCTgtgcaagcaggcaatgtaaccaggccgAGCAGCTAACCATCTACTTCCAACTAAtcataacaaagacacatgTACGGATGTCAGTgagattacactctgaaactggggggaACTACGATTGAGATAACTATtatgtatattgtttttttcactgatgaataaataaaacctgcTTTTATGACCGCAGAttcctttttattgtttgatatgactcttttttatgtttatgatttATGTGATTCACAAGGCCAACTTTATTTGCTGTaatgaatcagaatcactttattggccaagtgtgtacacacacaaggaaatTGAGTCCGGTTCACTTTATTCtcaattgtacatacaggtatagacataagaacagtttaaaagacaagggacatAACAGGTGGAtgcaaacataacataaaacataaacataaaaaaacataaaaacttaaacttaaaaaatatatatatataaatatagatggACATGAGTATTTAACTGGGTAGACGACTGGCGATAGTGCAATGATGCACGTGATggaataaatatggtttctaCAAACGGTTGTGTTCTGTACACAGGGCCGTAGCCACCAAGGGGGCCCCTGAGCTGCAAGTTCAGCCTTAATATATTTTGGGAGAATTTAAAGtacttgtctttatttgtaggcGTCACATGTCGGCAGACAGCCCAAAGATGATTTTGACTTGACGACCCCACAAACAATCACAGCTTCCCTATCAGAGCAGGAAACGTGCTGCACGTTGCATTTATCAATGTACTGAAGCCTGTTTTCAGACTCTTGCATTACCACAGATCTACTGAAAAGGTTAGGAAGCTCTACCTCAGAGTTTGAACTAAAACCCAAATAGCATCTTGCACAGGGCCCCCCAAACAGCTAGAAACTGTCCTGTCTCTTACATGAGAtaggtggatatgacagtatatacatatctatgtacaacagactaaatgtaaacagtggataaataaatacattttaacaggtgcagaggTAAAGTAGTTGCTTTTGAAAGAATATCCTATAGTATAACAAATGATACTAATAAATATAATGAGAAATGGGGAATGTTTTTAAGACTGTATTCTTTACAGGGTAGctaaaatatttctgcatacatTGATCATAATGGGCTGTTTGTGGGGGAGCGGGATGGAAATGAAGATGGAGGTGGACTGGAAGTTATGCAGGGATCCATTTTCCGGAAGTCTACTTGTGGTCAGTGAATTTCACATGGGACAACAACAGTACAGTGGTTGTTtcctggtaaatggactgcttAACATATGGAGCATGGACTGATGTATCTGTCTGGGacttgttatgtatttattttatttcattttctatttgtcatttttatgttttattattttattattatattttatcttgactttgtcttatttttttattatttatttatttatttatcttttttttaatttccactgTTCTCTTAGTTTAagcttgtaaaatgtaaaactcaatatagagtaaaaatataatttgtatatatatatatataatataattatagatattatatatatactataatagataatatatctaataatatatatatatatatatatgtttacaggTTATTGCAAAGACTTGCAGGGTAATGTTATTTGGACAGCCTTATTCTTATTAATCATCTTTTTCAACTGGTAAACTTATTATTTAACTAATAATTTAATAAGTTCATTTGACtattcattgatttaaaaaaaaaaaacaaccagcagGAGGCATCCTGACACCACGAGCAGCAGCACGCGAGCATAGCGGACGTCGATGACGGTGCTCTCGCGCGCCGGAAATGTGGGAAACCTCCAAATGCTGATGTGTTACAAGAAATCCCACCGCTGTGCAGACTCCTGAGCttctttgagtttttgtttgatGCAGTGAAACAATAACACACGGAGAGAAGAGGAGGCGGGTGCACAGGTCCatgtcaaagaagaagaaggacgcagaggaagagagcaacAGAGCCAATGGCGGTGAGAGACACATGCAGCtaacagcagagacacactgacTCATGCACTTCTGCATTTACTTCAACAGTTTACTACAGCTCAAAGTGACTCAGCATGCAGGAGGAGACACAAGCTGCAATGATACATGCAAAGtgataaaataaacaggaagaGTCACACATTTCTGATCATTTTAAAGAGTGTGCATGATCATCAAAAGCTGCTTTAATCCTCCTCAGACATCACAGGTGTTAAATCTGTTCAGGTGTGATAAAGATTTGACACCTGACATACACTGACAGGCCACTTCATGAGATACCACTCTGCCATCAATGCTGCTTTTATcttattatatatgttttattactgACGCTGTCAGAGTGGTATTCATTTACTTATTATTAatttactattactactactaatacttattatggttgtagtttgcagtagtgtgCAAACTGTGTGATATTACGAGGTGTTTCTAATACTTTGGCCACACCGTTTACATACACAATAGGgccgatagatagatagatagatagatagatagatagatagatagatactttattgatcccacaaagcagcagcattacaagtaACAACACAGATCAGCCACACACTATATACAAGGCATGAGGTAAAACATTTGGTGACAACAGTATAAATAGAATACATTTTAAGGAGGGGGGACATAAAACAatatacataaaacaaactattaTTTGCAACAAAAGtaattgtataaaaatatatgttcCGTTCCTTTTTACAGACAAGAAAAGGGCTCCTTCATGTTACTGTATGTGGAAATAAGATGGCAAAGAGAAGGAGTCTGTTGTCCATCATGCCACAAAAACTAATTTTTTCCTGACTGCCGCTGGCCTCAACaacactctgacactgactcCTACCATCCACCCACCCTACACATTACATGGACATAGTGTCTGCTGTTATTTAACATGATTTGGACGACTTTAAAATATTCTACATACTGTGACAGCCTGCACGTCACCAGGCAAATACTTACTGCACAAAATAATACTTGCACATTTCTGCCTaaaactgtacagctcttttcattttaaaaacatattgtacatatttttagattatttatcttatattttttatttaatgtttgttatgactcaaaaacaccaagacaattTCCTCGTGTGTGAAAACCGACTTGTCAATTAATCTGATTTTGATTGTGAAAACTTTTGATTTAATCTCTTCTACTAATTCAAGAAGACACCAATGCAAAATGTACAGGACAAACAAAAATCATCAGTCAAGAATATCAcaccaaaaactaaataaaggCACCTGTATTTACACAAACTGCATTGATTAGTTGACATTCCTGAAATTACTCttggtgttttttctctctcccatcAGCCCAAAGGTAAAGTTGGCACAAAAGGAAAGAAGCAGATTTATGAGGAGAACGAAGCAACGCTGAAGTTTTACACAAGAGTCATCCTCGGAGCTAACGTGAGAAactcagtgctgtgtttgtgtcgttatagtcaaatgaaatgtttcaattAAAACTTTATTCTCATCGTCATCATCAAGTCGTGTTCATGTCTTTGTCAAACAAAATCCTCTTttatggtttaatcattttcaattgtgaatctataaatatattttttcacataAATTATCTGTTATCTGATatttacagtgaaataaatgtctgaaaaatgaatttACTTCATCACCTGCTCACTGGTCCTAAAACTAGCAGAGATATTGATGCTTTGGCATGAATTGTATATAAAAGTCTTTGATAAATCATACTGTAGAGCTGCAACTTAcaattattgttaattattcaATCTAGTGTATATTTTCTTGAGGAACTGAGTTATTGTTTTGtctatgaaatgtaaaaaaatacaatacatttttattagtaATTTCTTAGAGGGCAccgtttgttttgtctgtctaaAAGCTCacattcagtttactgtcatatgtgacaaataaacagcaaatctttttatttgagAATCTTGAACCAGATAATGTTTAGTGTTTATACTtgtaaaattaataaattattgatCTGTTATCAAAATAATCCACTAAACCTTTCTGCTCTTTCTCCGCAGGCAATATATGGTGCTGTAAATCTTTTGGTTTTCTACAGTTCGTCCACATTTTGGACATGGGTGGGTGTATTTATCCACAAATCTAACGTGAGTTCTTATAACACCACCTCCTTCCCCAGTCCTAAACCTTGTATTTCTTCCTGTAGCTACTGCTGGTGTTTGCACTAGCAGTGTATATCGGGAGTTACCGCTCCATGTCTGCCATGGCCAAGCCAGCGTTTGCTGAGGATGGAAGTCTCCTGGACGGAGGAATAGACTTAAACATGGAGCAGGGAATGGCAGAGtaagtaaaatacaaaatacagagCAGGATTCAAATGTACTGGGAAGTGAGACTCCCATCTTTAGTCCACGTAAGCTATAAAAACAATCTGACTATGTTATTTAGGTGGCTCATTTAACAAATGAAGTGTGATTTGGCttaaaaagtgtcaaaaatagTATCAAGTTTCAAGTTATTTCTGGATTCTGTACACGAAGCAAAGGGCTTGCCAagcacagagggaaagagaaatgcatttttcagCGTGCAGTAGATGCAGCAGACAGTAGATGTATTATTAAGGTCCCTTTCAAATGTTACTTTGCTCTCCTGGTAATGATACGCCTTGTGAGCACTGGCGAATTCTtggctgactttttttttgccctgggTTTCACCTATCAGGCTACATTCTGTCTGTCCCAACCCTCTAATTGATGGAGTATATTGGGGACAGGAAGCTTTGCAGACATTACTCAGGGCTAAAAATACTGCTCTCCCTCATCCACTGAGtaaaaataattgaatttgTATCTTTGTTTAGAGGCGACGAAGTTTGATTTCAAATTTGAATAAAAAGCATGCTGCAACTTAACATCAGTTTAAAGGACCTGGGTGTAAGATTTAAAGGGCtatattcacagaatatggcagaaagtatgttttctttagtgtatCATAACCTGACAATAAGTATCACTGTGATTTGGGACCACATGCACACTGCAAGCTCCTTCAACAACAGCTACCAGGGCACCCCACTGGAGTCCGCCACGTTAATGTGATGTGAATTTCACAGTCACTGTAATTTCTCTTTCacgctcacactcacactttaGCTTCGACTAAACACTGGTTCTAGATCGGGAGCttcatatttttcatctgttttgtgaccaaccatagtttctcctacacacttggAACAGGAGGGCGAGGCGAGGCAGCAGCTACACTGCGAGTTGATACTAAATCCGACAAAGTGGTCTTTAAATTCAATGAAGGGGCAGTGCTCCTGAGACATGAATagatcttttttaaaaactatattttagTCTCTGGATTGTGTATTAATTCTATTTGTGGTTAGAGATGATATTACAGCTTTGCAAGTTCAGTCTTTTATCAAAGAAACTAAATGTAATATTCGGCAGCGTTTGTGCATTAATATTATTGAACTTCTGTccacatttctattttatttctgctcCACAAAGACTGTAATTAAACTATATTCTTCATCGTGCCCCTCATCTTTAGAAACTAAACCTCTGCCCTTGCTGAAGAACACaaagttcttcttctgtgctcacagtgtttcatttgtttaattcatttattacattGATAAACAATCGTCTGTGTGTTCTGGTTTCAGGCACCTGAAGGACGTCATCCTGCTCACAGCCATAGTCCAAGTGCTCAGCGTCATCTCCTCTTATTTCTGGTATCTTTGGCTGCTGGTAAGCGCTTTTGTAGATGTTATGTGTCCAGTTTCCTTCCTTGCTTTTCTCTTGTCTCATTT
The Larimichthys crocea isolate SSNF chromosome VIII, L_crocea_2.0, whole genome shotgun sequence genome window above contains:
- the tmem208 gene encoding transmembrane protein 208, which produces MAPKGKVGTKGKKQIYEENEATLKFYTRVILGANAIYGAVNLLVFYSSSTFWTWLLLVFALAVYIGSYRSMSAMAKPAFAEDGSLLDGGIDLNMEQGMAEHLKDVILLTAIVQVLSVISSYFWYLWLLAPARAIHLLWVNFLGPWFMAESPSAPEEVNEKKQRRQERRQMKRF